One genomic window of Quercus robur chromosome 6, dhQueRobu3.1, whole genome shotgun sequence includes the following:
- the LOC126689814 gene encoding uncharacterized protein LOC126689814, translating into MGLPEDSELRESLTKRPPEDMRQLMRRIEEYKRLEDDRLQNKGKAPLLGRSRQGVVPARPKKDFRMQEPEVPIEGVNVAFKEPVHKILDRIKNELFFRDKGHTTEQCRVLKDHLGQLVKAGYLKEFVVDSNDREAGQGVQQKRNPLPPPLGVIEVIHAAPRGTAAAKRVLTVACTERDSAEKKKKVERLTISFGEDDLEGTVQPHDDALVVTARISRFLVKRVMIDQGSGADVMYPDLFEGLRLKTQDLAKYDTPLVSFDGRVVIPEGQISLLVDMEGKGVIVTFIVV; encoded by the exons atggggctccctgAAGACTCTGAATTACGGGAGTCATTGACGAAAAGACCtcccgaggatatgaggcaacttatgagacgcatagaggagtacaaacgtcTGGAGGACGATCGGCTGCAGAACAAGGGGAAAGCTCCGTTACTCGGGAGATCTCGGCAAGGCGTTGTGCCGGCAAGACCCAAAaaagacttcagaatgcaggaaccagaggtgccaATTGAAGGAGTTAATGTGGCGTtcaaagagcccgtgcacaaaatcTTAGATCGGATCAAGAACGAGTTATTCTTCAG AGACAaagggcacaccaccgagcagtgtcggGTACTAAAAGATCACCTCGGGCAGCTAGTAAAGGCAGGgtacctgaaagagtttgtagtagACTCCAATGACCGAGAAGCCGGCCAAGGCgtccaacagaaaaggaaccccctCCCGCCACCACTGGGGGTGATCGAAGTCATTCACGCTGCACCGAGAGGAACGGCAGCAGCAAAAAGGGTATTGACAGTGGCTTGCACGGAAAGAGATTCagccgagaagaagaagaaagttgaaCGGCTGACCATCTCATTTGGAGAAGACGATTTGGAAGGGACGGTCCAACCTCATGACGATGCACTGGTGGTGACGGCTCGGATAAGCAGgttcctggtgaagagggtaaTGATAGACCAAGGaagcggggctgacgtcatgtacccagACCTGTTCGAAGGGCTCAGATTGaagacccaggatttggcgaaatATGACACGCCGCTGGTCTCATTTGACGGGAGAGTCGTGATTCCCGAGGGACAAATCTCTCTCCTGgtggacatggaaggcaagggaGTTATAGTGACCTTTATAGTAGTCTGA